The proteins below are encoded in one region of Streptomyces roseirectus:
- a CDS encoding L-aspartate oxidase codes for MTSTGTSTGIRLHAPAPGWSITADVVVVGSGVAGLTAALRCEAAGLNTVVVTKARLDDGSTRWAQGGIAAALGEGDTPEQHLDDTLVAGVGLCDEEAVRILVTEGPDAVRRLIATGAHFDESAEGDLELTREGGHHRRRIAHAGGDATGAEISRALVEAVRARGVRTVENALVLDLLTDADGRTAGVTLHVMGEGQHDGVGAVHAPAVVLATGGMGQVFSATTNPSVSTGDGVALALRAGAEVSDLEFVQFHPTVLFLGADAEGQQPLVSEAVRGEGAHLVDADGVRFMVGQHELGELAPRDIVAKGITRRMQEQGAEHMYLDARHFGAEMWEQRFPTILAACRAHGIDPVHEPVPVAPAAHYASGGVRTDSRGRTTVPGLYACGEVACTGVHGANRLASNSLLEGLVYAERIAVDIARAGVHARVPAPVEVPQTPAHPLLAPEERFAIQRIMTDGAGVLRSAASLEEAAARLDALHAHARDALDENGKTAEPGVDTWEATNLLCVARVLVAAARLREETRGCHWREDHAERDDTAWRRHIVVTLNPDRSLAVRPTDTADFPPTQRPQEQ; via the coding sequence GTGACCAGCACAGGCACCAGCACAGGCATACGACTGCACGCGCCCGCGCCGGGCTGGTCGATCACCGCCGACGTCGTGGTCGTCGGCTCCGGCGTGGCCGGCCTGACCGCCGCCCTGCGCTGCGAGGCTGCGGGGCTGAACACCGTCGTCGTCACCAAGGCCCGCCTGGACGACGGCTCCACCCGCTGGGCCCAGGGCGGCATAGCGGCGGCCCTGGGCGAGGGCGACACCCCCGAGCAGCACCTGGACGACACCCTGGTCGCCGGCGTGGGCCTGTGCGACGAGGAGGCCGTCCGGATCCTCGTCACCGAGGGCCCCGACGCGGTACGCCGCCTCATCGCGACCGGCGCCCACTTCGACGAGTCCGCCGAGGGCGACCTGGAACTCACCCGCGAGGGCGGCCACCACCGCCGCCGCATCGCGCACGCGGGCGGCGACGCGACCGGCGCGGAGATCTCCCGGGCCCTCGTCGAGGCGGTCCGCGCGCGAGGCGTGCGCACGGTCGAGAACGCGCTCGTCCTGGACCTCCTGACGGACGCCGACGGCCGCACGGCCGGCGTGACCCTGCACGTGATGGGCGAGGGCCAGCACGACGGCGTGGGCGCCGTCCACGCGCCCGCCGTGGTCCTCGCGACCGGCGGCATGGGCCAGGTGTTCTCCGCGACGACCAACCCGTCCGTGTCGACCGGCGACGGCGTCGCGCTCGCCCTGCGCGCGGGCGCGGAGGTCAGCGACCTGGAGTTCGTGCAGTTCCACCCGACCGTGCTGTTCCTCGGCGCCGACGCGGAGGGCCAGCAGCCGCTCGTCTCCGAGGCGGTGCGAGGCGAGGGCGCCCACCTGGTCGACGCGGACGGCGTGCGCTTCATGGTGGGCCAGCACGAACTGGGCGAGCTGGCGCCCCGGGACATCGTCGCCAAGGGCATCACGCGCCGCATGCAGGAGCAGGGCGCCGAGCACATGTACCTCGACGCCCGGCACTTCGGCGCCGAGATGTGGGAGCAGCGCTTCCCGACGATCCTGGCCGCCTGCCGCGCGCACGGCATCGACCCCGTCCACGAGCCCGTCCCGGTCGCCCCGGCGGCCCACTACGCCTCCGGGGGCGTGCGCACCGACTCGCGGGGCCGCACGACCGTGCCGGGCCTCTACGCGTGCGGGGAGGTCGCCTGCACGGGCGTCCACGGCGCCAACCGGCTCGCCTCGAACTCCCTCCTGGAGGGCCTGGTCTACGCCGAGCGGATCGCCGTCGACATCGCGCGGGCCGGCGTTCACGCGCGCGTGCCCGCGCCGGTCGAGGTCCCGCAGACCCCCGCGCACCCGCTCCTCGCCCCCGAGGAGCGGTTCGCGATCCAGCGGATCATGACCGACGGCGCGGGCGTCCTGCGCTCCGCCGCCTCCCTGGAGGAGGCCGCCGCGAGGCTGGACGCTCTCCACGCGCACGCGCGCGACGCCCTCGACGAGAACGGCAAGACCGCCGAGCCCGGCGTCGACACCTGGGAGGCCACCAACCTCCTGTGCGTGGCCCGCGTCCTGGTCGCCGCCGCCCGCCTGCGCGAGGAGACGCGGGGCTGCCACTGGCGCGAGGACCACGCCGAGCGTGACGACACGGCCTGGCGCCGGCACATCGTCGTGACGCTGAACCCGGACCGCTCGCTCGCCGTGCGGCCGACGGACACCGCAGACTTCCCCCCGACCCAGCGTCCCCAGGAGCAGTGA
- the panC gene encoding pantoate--beta-alanine ligase — MSRWFGVLRDREALEDARDHLALPGHNAVVMTMGALHEGHAALIRAARDRVGPKGFVVVTVFVNPLQFGKGEDLDRYPRTLDADLKIAEEAGADAVFAPSADEVYPGGEPQVRISAGPMGERLEGAVRPGHFDGMLTVVAKLLHLTRPDVALFGQKDAQQLALIRRMVRDLNFGVEIVAVPTVREDDGLALSSRNRYLSPQERRTALALSRALFAGRDRHAAQEALRARAREVPVTQARAQALSAIGESRAAADTHAVAQAAAGTAGIRAAARVVLDEAARLDPPLALDYLALVDPADFTEIGDDFTGEAVLAVAARVGTTRLIDNLPLTFGAAS; from the coding sequence ATGAGCCGCTGGTTCGGAGTGCTGCGCGACCGCGAGGCCCTGGAGGACGCGCGGGACCATCTCGCGCTGCCGGGGCACAACGCGGTCGTCATGACCATGGGCGCCCTCCACGAGGGGCACGCCGCCCTGATCCGGGCGGCCAGGGACCGCGTCGGACCCAAGGGCTTCGTCGTCGTCACCGTCTTCGTCAACCCCCTCCAGTTCGGCAAGGGCGAAGACCTCGACCGCTACCCGCGCACTCTCGACGCCGACCTGAAGATCGCCGAGGAGGCCGGCGCGGACGCCGTGTTCGCCCCGTCCGCCGACGAGGTCTACCCGGGCGGCGAGCCCCAGGTCCGCATCAGCGCGGGCCCCATGGGCGAACGCCTGGAGGGCGCCGTACGCCCGGGGCACTTCGACGGCATGCTGACGGTCGTCGCGAAGCTCCTGCACCTCACCCGCCCCGACGTCGCGCTGTTCGGCCAGAAGGACGCCCAGCAGCTCGCCCTGATCCGCCGAATGGTGCGCGACCTGAACTTCGGTGTGGAGATCGTCGCCGTCCCGACGGTCCGCGAGGACGACGGCCTGGCGCTGTCCAGCCGCAACCGCTACCTCTCGCCCCAGGAGCGCCGCACCGCGCTCGCCCTCTCGCGCGCGCTGTTCGCGGGCCGCGACCGGCACGCCGCGCAGGAGGCGCTGCGCGCACGCGCGCGTGAGGTGCCCGTGACGCAGGCGCGCGCGCAGGCGCTGAGCGCGATCGGCGAGTCCCGCGCGGCAGCCGACACGCACGCCGTCGCCCAGGCCGCTGCGGGCACGGCAGGCATCCGCGCCGCCGCGCGCGTGGTGCTCGACGAGGCCGCCCGTCTGGACCCGCCGCTCGCCCTGGACTACCTCGCGCTCGTCGACCCCGCCGACTTCACGGAGATCGGGGACGACTTCACCGGCGAGGCCGTCCTCGCCGTCGCCGCCCGGGTCGGGACGACCAGGCTGATCGACAACCTCCCCCTGACCTTCGGAGCCGCCTCGTGA
- the nadC gene encoding carboxylating nicotinate-nucleotide diphosphorylase encodes MTEVSNDLPLVQSGGCGDGCACGAEDDAEYAEYLECGLDPALAALLAEAGLDPVEVEDIANVAIQEDLAHGVDVTTVATIPEEAVATADFVAREAGVVAGLRVAEAVVSIVCADEFEVERHVEDGDRVAAGQTLLSITSRTRDLLTAERSALNILCRLSGIATATRAWADALEGTKAHVRDTRKTTPGLRALEKFAVRCGGGVNHRMSLSDAALVKDNHVVAAGGVEAAFKAVRAAFPDVPVEVEVDTLHQLREVVDAGADLILLDNFTPGECAEAVGIVDGRALLEASGRLTLDNARAYADTGVDFLAVGALTHSSPILDIGLDLREAE; translated from the coding sequence GTGACCGAAGTGAGCAACGACCTTCCCCTCGTCCAGAGCGGCGGCTGCGGCGACGGATGCGCCTGCGGAGCCGAGGACGACGCCGAGTACGCCGAGTACCTGGAGTGCGGGCTCGACCCGGCGCTCGCCGCGCTCCTGGCCGAAGCGGGGCTCGACCCCGTGGAGGTCGAGGACATCGCCAACGTCGCCATCCAGGAGGACCTGGCGCACGGCGTGGACGTGACGACCGTCGCGACCATCCCCGAGGAGGCCGTCGCCACCGCCGACTTCGTCGCGCGCGAGGCGGGCGTCGTCGCGGGCCTGCGGGTCGCCGAGGCGGTCGTCTCCATCGTCTGCGCGGACGAGTTCGAGGTCGAGCGGCACGTCGAGGACGGCGACCGGGTGGCGGCCGGGCAGACCCTGCTGTCGATCACCTCGCGCACCCGCGACCTGCTGACCGCCGAGCGCAGCGCCCTGAACATCCTGTGCCGCCTGTCCGGCATCGCGACCGCCACGCGCGCGTGGGCGGACGCGCTGGAGGGCACCAAGGCGCACGTGCGCGACACCCGCAAGACGACGCCGGGGCTGCGCGCGCTGGAGAAGTTCGCCGTGCGCTGCGGCGGGGGCGTCAACCACCGCATGTCGCTGTCCGACGCGGCGCTCGTCAAGGACAACCACGTGGTCGCCGCCGGGGGCGTCGAGGCGGCCTTCAAGGCCGTCCGCGCGGCGTTCCCGGACGTGCCGGTCGAGGTCGAGGTCGACACCCTGCACCAGCTCCGCGAGGTCGTCGACGCGGGCGCCGATCTGATCCTCCTGGACAACTTCACGCCCGGTGAGTGCGCGGAGGCCGTCGGGATCGTCGACGGGCGCGCGCTCCTGGAGGCGTCCGGCCGGCTCACGCTCGACAACGCTCGCGCGTACGCCGACACCGGGGTCGACTTCCTCGCCGTCGGCGCTCTCACCCACTCCTCGCCGATCCTGGACATCGGCCTGGACCTGCGCGAGGCGGAGTGA
- a CDS encoding SCO3374 family protein, giving the protein MVGSAPGPTPEPGLTPGPPDGRTLASVTTVPSPRRPRDPRPGIRGWYENELGWPTVPGSPVRLFTGRIFDVLDVPAEAGRAALGLLAPGTPVAVRGDRMGLWIAAGGAEELPGILQWLEWGTLPLDLTATGEGGSVTAPLPPGTARRRTAQGAAMWLRPPVPGREALTSLPAMPTPGGDKGAPDLVRLVDTLATQGHRVRLRRACAQPLAFS; this is encoded by the coding sequence ATGGTTGGCTCCGCCCCCGGGCCCACGCCCGAGCCCGGCCTCACGCCCGGTCCGCCGGACGGCCGCACGCTCGCCTCCGTCACCACGGTCCCCTCCCCCCGTCGTCCACGCGATCCCCGGCCGGGAATCCGCGGTTGGTACGAGAACGAGCTGGGCTGGCCGACAGTGCCCGGATCGCCGGTACGACTTTTCACGGGCCGGATCTTCGACGTCCTCGATGTCCCCGCGGAGGCGGGCCGCGCCGCGCTCGGGCTGCTCGCCCCGGGCACCCCGGTCGCGGTGCGCGGCGACCGGATGGGGCTGTGGATCGCGGCGGGCGGCGCGGAGGAGCTGCCGGGGATCCTCCAGTGGCTGGAGTGGGGCACGCTGCCCCTGGACCTGACGGCGACCGGCGAGGGCGGGAGCGTCACCGCCCCGCTGCCGCCCGGGACGGCCCGCCGGAGAACTGCACAGGGGGCCGCCATGTGGCTGCGGCCCCCCGTTCCGGGTCGCGAGGCTCTGACCTCGCTGCCGGCGATGCCGACACCTGGGGGCGACAAGGGCGCCCCCGATCTCGTACGGCTGGTGGACACGCTGGCGACTCAAGGGCACCGTGTCCGCCTGCGGCGCGCGTGCGCTCAGCCGTTGGCCTTCTCGTAG
- a CDS encoding BlaI/MecI/CopY family transcriptional regulator: MTRVWKWNRPVTVREVLEDLQRERPLAYTTVMTVLDNLHQKGWVRRESEGRAYRYEAVSTRAAYSAALMNDAWSQSDNPAAALVAFFGMMSDEQRHALRDAVRMVQGPETPEPAPGESPGAAAEGAGR; this comes from the coding sequence ATGACGCGGGTGTGGAAGTGGAACCGTCCGGTCACCGTTCGGGAAGTCCTGGAAGACCTTCAGCGGGAACGGCCACTCGCGTACACCACGGTGATGACCGTTTTGGACAATCTCCATCAGAAGGGCTGGGTGCGCCGGGAGTCGGAAGGCCGGGCCTATCGATATGAGGCGGTCTCCACGCGCGCGGCGTACTCCGCCGCCCTGATGAACGACGCCTGGAGCCAGAGCGACAACCCGGCCGCCGCCCTGGTCGCGTTCTTCGGGATGATGAGCGACGAACAGCGCCACGCCCTGCGGGACGCCGTACGGATGGTCCAGGGCCCCGAGACGCCCGAGCCGGCCCCCGGGGAGAGCCCCGGCGCGGCGGCGGAGGGTGCCGGGCGATAG
- a CDS encoding type III pantothenate kinase translates to MLLTIDVGNTHTTLGLFDGEDIVEHWRISTDARRTADELAVLLQGLMGMHPLLGDELGDGIDGIAICATVPSVLHELREVTRRYYGDVPAVLVEPGVKTGVPILTDNPKEVGADRIINAVAAVELYGGPAVVVDFGTATTFDAVSARGEYVGGVIAPGIEISVEALGVKGAQLRKIEVARPRSVIGKNTVEAMQSGIVYGFAGQVDGVVQRMTRELAADPEDVTVIATGGLAPMVLGEASVIDEHEPWLTLIGLRLVYERNVSRM, encoded by the coding sequence ATGCTTCTGACGATCGACGTCGGCAACACCCACACGACGCTCGGCCTGTTCGACGGGGAGGACATCGTCGAGCACTGGCGGATCTCCACGGACGCGCGCCGGACGGCCGACGAACTCGCGGTGCTCCTCCAGGGCCTGATGGGCATGCACCCGCTCCTGGGGGACGAACTCGGCGACGGCATCGACGGGATCGCCATCTGCGCGACCGTCCCCTCGGTGCTGCACGAGCTGCGTGAGGTCACCCGGCGCTACTACGGCGACGTCCCGGCCGTCCTGGTCGAACCCGGCGTCAAGACGGGCGTCCCGATCCTCACGGACAACCCCAAGGAGGTCGGCGCCGACCGGATCATCAACGCCGTCGCCGCCGTCGAGCTGTACGGGGGCCCCGCGGTCGTCGTCGACTTCGGGACCGCGACCACCTTCGACGCGGTCTCCGCGCGCGGGGAGTACGTCGGCGGGGTCATCGCGCCCGGGATCGAGATCTCCGTCGAGGCGCTGGGCGTGAAGGGCGCGCAGCTGCGCAAGATCGAGGTGGCCAGGCCGCGCAGCGTCATCGGCAAGAACACCGTCGAGGCCATGCAGTCCGGGATCGTCTACGGGTTCGCCGGGCAGGTCGACGGCGTCGTCCAGCGGATGACGCGGGAGCTGGCCGCCGACCCCGAGGACGTCACGGTCATCGCGACCGGCGGGCTCGCCCCGATGGTCCTGGGGGAGGCGTCCGTGATCGACGAGCACGAGCCGTGGCTGACCCTCATCGGCCTGCGGCTGGTGTACGAGCGGAACGTGTCCCGGATGTGA
- a CDS encoding histone-like nucleoid-structuring protein Lsr2 produces the protein MAQKVQVLLVDDLDGGEADETVTFALDGKTYEIDLTTANADKLRGLLDPYVKGGRRTGGRASGGRGKARAAAGGNQDTAQIRAWAKENGYDVNDRGRVPATIREAYEKANG, from the coding sequence GTGGCACAGAAGGTTCAGGTCCTTCTTGTCGACGACCTCGACGGCGGCGAGGCGGACGAGACCGTGACGTTCGCGCTGGACGGCAAGACCTACGAGATCGACCTCACGACGGCCAACGCGGACAAGCTGCGCGGCCTCCTCGACCCGTACGTGAAGGGCGGCCGGCGCACCGGTGGCCGTGCCTCCGGCGGTCGCGGAAAGGCCCGTGCCGCGGCCGGCGGCAACCAGGACACCGCACAGATCCGCGCCTGGGCGAAGGAGAACGGTTACGACGTCAACGACCGTGGCCGTGTTCCCGCGACCATCCGCGAGGCCTACGAGAAGGCCAACGGCTGA
- a CDS encoding amino-acid N-acetyltransferase, producing MSAHNPAARENSAVPAKAITVRRARTGDVPAVRRLLDDYARERILLDKATVTLYEDIQEFWVAERDDNAEVVGCGALHVMWEDLAEVRTLAVKPGLKGSGVGHQLLEKLLHTARWLGVRRVFCLTFEVDFFGKHGFVEIGETPVDTDVYAELLRSYDEGVAEFLGLERVKPNTLGNSRMLLHL from the coding sequence ATGTCAGCGCACAATCCCGCGGCGCGCGAGAACTCCGCGGTCCCCGCCAAAGCCATCACCGTCCGGCGCGCCCGGACCGGCGATGTCCCCGCCGTACGCCGACTCCTCGACGACTACGCGCGCGAACGCATCCTGCTCGACAAAGCGACGGTGACGCTTTACGAGGACATCCAGGAGTTCTGGGTCGCGGAACGGGACGACAACGCCGAGGTCGTCGGCTGCGGCGCGCTGCACGTCATGTGGGAAGACCTCGCGGAAGTCCGCACTCTCGCCGTCAAGCCCGGCCTGAAGGGCTCCGGTGTCGGGCATCAGTTGCTGGAGAAGTTGCTGCACACGGCGCGTTGGCTCGGTGTTCGCCGGGTTTTCTGTCTGACCTTCGAAGTGGACTTCTTCGGCAAGCACGGCTTCGTGGAGATCGGTGAGACGCCGGTGGACACCGATGTCTACGCGGAGCTGCTCCGTTCCTATGACGAGGGCGTCGCCGAGTTCCTGGGACTCGAACGAGTGAAACCGAACACCTTGGGCAACAGCCGGATGCTTCTGCATCTGTGA